The proteins below come from a single Microbacterium sp. SLBN-154 genomic window:
- a CDS encoding anthranilate synthase family protein, which produces MTGFPHDLFAELAQGALPFALIARDAETVELLTGDVVDVDLLADIPLTDASGIPHEVLALVPFRQVRERGFACHDDGAPLRCLVVSDRTVISRAEALAELPSAPVALRDARFDIDDEAYADIVRRVIADEIGRGEGANFVIRRDFTAAVDADPITAALTWFRALLEYERGAYWTFAVVTPGHVAVGASPEAHVSARDGVVTMNPISGTFRHPEGGATVETLTEFLRSTKETEELFMVVDEELKMMSAVCSDGGRITGPHLKEMSRLTHTEYVLRGRSRLDPREILRETMFAPTVTGSPMQNACTVITRHETSPRGYYSGVAALFTPRTDVVLEGESTHDLDAPILIRTAYLAGGRLRVPVGATLVRHSDPYGEVGETHGKAAGVLGAIGAIPRDRPAPAVLPVAAAIEETIDEDAPAAAARPLGSDPEIASLLSSRNARLAAFWLNPQAAPEGGGPFASRSAIVVDAEDRFTTMLAHQLRHLGLDVEIVPWDRVTDEQVDAAELVISGPGPGDPRDPSTPRMRRMREVVARRRAHGRPLVAVCLSHQILADGLGIDLVPLDQPHQGLQKTVDVFGEPASIGFYNTFTARVPAGTTRLDAAGAVEAEVAADPTTGDVFALRGPGFASIQGHLESILSRDGMLTLERLVAAALSPVTA; this is translated from the coding sequence ATGACCGGCTTCCCCCACGACCTGTTCGCCGAGCTCGCCCAGGGCGCCCTGCCCTTCGCCCTCATCGCCCGCGACGCCGAGACCGTGGAGCTGCTGACCGGCGACGTCGTCGACGTCGACCTCCTCGCCGACATTCCGCTGACCGACGCCTCAGGCATCCCTCACGAGGTGCTCGCCCTCGTGCCCTTCCGCCAGGTTCGCGAGCGCGGCTTCGCGTGCCACGACGACGGCGCTCCCCTGAGGTGCCTCGTCGTCTCGGACCGCACCGTGATCTCTCGAGCGGAGGCGCTCGCCGAGCTGCCGAGTGCGCCCGTCGCTCTGCGGGACGCCCGCTTCGACATCGACGACGAGGCGTATGCCGACATCGTCCGCCGCGTGATCGCCGATGAGATCGGCCGCGGCGAGGGAGCGAACTTCGTCATCCGGCGCGACTTCACCGCCGCCGTCGACGCCGACCCGATCACCGCCGCACTGACATGGTTCCGGGCCCTCCTCGAATACGAGCGCGGCGCCTATTGGACCTTCGCCGTGGTGACCCCCGGCCACGTCGCCGTCGGCGCGAGCCCCGAGGCCCATGTCAGCGCCCGCGACGGCGTGGTGACGATGAATCCCATCTCCGGGACGTTCCGCCACCCCGAGGGCGGTGCCACCGTCGAGACGCTCACCGAGTTCCTGAGATCGACCAAGGAGACCGAGGAGCTCTTCATGGTCGTGGACGAGGAGCTGAAGATGATGAGCGCGGTGTGCTCCGACGGGGGACGCATCACGGGCCCGCACCTGAAGGAGATGTCGCGCCTCACCCACACCGAGTACGTTCTGCGCGGACGCAGCCGGCTGGATCCGCGGGAGATCCTCCGCGAGACCATGTTCGCGCCCACGGTGACCGGCTCCCCCATGCAGAACGCCTGCACCGTGATCACCCGCCACGAGACCTCGCCCCGCGGCTACTACTCCGGGGTCGCCGCGCTCTTCACCCCGCGGACCGACGTCGTCCTCGAGGGGGAGTCCACGCACGACCTCGACGCGCCGATCCTCATCCGTACGGCCTACCTCGCCGGCGGGCGCCTGCGCGTCCCGGTCGGTGCGACGCTGGTGCGTCACTCCGATCCGTACGGCGAGGTGGGCGAGACCCACGGCAAGGCCGCCGGGGTTCTCGGCGCGATCGGGGCGATCCCGCGCGATCGCCCGGCCCCGGCCGTGCTGCCGGTCGCCGCCGCGATCGAGGAGACGATCGATGAGGATGCCCCCGCGGCCGCTGCGCGACCGCTGGGATCCGACCCGGAGATCGCCTCGCTCCTGTCCTCGCGCAACGCCCGTCTGGCCGCCTTCTGGCTGAACCCGCAGGCGGCCCCCGAGGGCGGGGGGCCTTTCGCGAGCCGCTCGGCGATCGTCGTCGATGCCGAGGATCGGTTCACCACGATGCTGGCCCATCAGCTGCGCCACCTCGGTCTCGACGTCGAGATCGTGCCGTGGGACCGGGTCACGGACGAGCAGGTCGATGCCGCCGAGCTGGTCATCTCGGGCCCAGGTCCGGGAGATCCGCGCGACCCGTCGACGCCGCGGATGCGGCGGATGCGCGAGGTCGTCGCCCGACGACGCGCTCACGGCCGCCCCCTGGTGGCGGTGTGCCTGAGCCACCAGATCCTCGCCGACGGCCTGGGCATCGACCTCGTTCCGCTCGATCAGCCCCATCAGGGGCTGCAGAAGACGGTAGACGTGTTCGGCGAGCCCGCATCCATCGGGTTCTACAACACCTTCACCGCGCGGGTCCCCGCCGGGACCACCCGGCTCGACGCGGCCGGGGCGGTCGAGGCCGAGGTGGCCGCCGACCCCACCACCGGCGACGTCTTCGCCCTTCGCGGGCCCGGCTTCGCCTCCATCCAGGGGCACCTCGAGTCGATCCTGTCCAGAGACGGGATGCTGACGCTCGAGCGTCTGGTCGCCGCCGCGCTGTCGCCCGTCACCGCCTGA
- a CDS encoding FKBP-type peptidyl-prolyl cis-trans isomerase: MRIRPLAALSVAAVSVLLLTSCSAGAPDATQSPSAQVADLCDAVAPSGDASEAVTVEGEPGAASQAVFTAPLEISELQSTVVTEGEGDAVEAGELVNIAFTAFSAETGEELGSLNYEPGQFLPQQISADNPIGQVLGCATPGTRVVATFPATETNGGEVYVFDFLETVPDAAWGTEQPAPEGLPEVELADDGEPTITVPDADAPTEVELATLKQGDGETVEPGDTVLVQYTGVKWSDNEVFDSSWEAGTPTSFQTTGVVDGFRQALEGQTVGSQVLVVIPPEFGYGAVEGNELQEETLVFVVDILGVQHAAPTTVP, encoded by the coding sequence GTGCGTATTCGTCCGCTCGCCGCCCTGTCCGTTGCCGCCGTATCGGTCTTGCTGTTGACGTCGTGCTCCGCTGGTGCGCCCGACGCGACCCAGTCGCCGTCGGCCCAGGTCGCCGATCTGTGCGACGCGGTCGCCCCGTCGGGCGACGCGTCCGAAGCGGTCACGGTCGAAGGTGAGCCCGGCGCCGCCTCGCAGGCGGTCTTCACCGCGCCGCTGGAGATCTCCGAGCTGCAGAGCACCGTCGTCACGGAGGGCGAGGGTGACGCGGTCGAGGCCGGCGAGCTCGTCAACATCGCCTTCACCGCCTTCAGCGCCGAGACCGGCGAAGAGCTGGGATCGCTGAACTACGAGCCTGGGCAGTTCCTGCCGCAACAGATCTCCGCTGACAACCCCATCGGCCAGGTCCTCGGGTGCGCCACGCCCGGCACACGGGTGGTCGCCACCTTCCCCGCGACCGAGACCAACGGCGGCGAGGTCTACGTCTTCGACTTCCTCGAGACCGTCCCCGATGCCGCGTGGGGCACCGAGCAGCCGGCGCCCGAAGGGCTTCCCGAGGTGGAGCTGGCGGATGACGGTGAGCCGACCATCACGGTGCCCGACGCCGATGCCCCCACCGAGGTCGAGCTCGCGACGTTGAAGCAGGGTGACGGCGAGACCGTCGAGCCCGGTGACACCGTGCTCGTGCAGTACACCGGCGTCAAGTGGTCGGACAACGAGGTGTTCGACTCCAGCTGGGAGGCCGGGACGCCGACGTCGTTCCAGACGACCGGCGTGGTCGACGGGTTCCGCCAGGCGCTGGAAGGTCAGACCGTCGGTTCGCAGGTGCTCGTGGTGATCCCGCCGGAGTTCGGATATGGCGCCGTCGAGGGCAATGAGCTCCAGGAGGAGACCCTCGTCTTCGTCGTCGACATCCTCGGTGTCCAGCACGCCGCACCCACGACCGTTCCCTGA
- a CDS encoding HNH endonuclease signature motif containing protein, whose protein sequence is MDANEKRRRAEDKRAGLFADELIKLQRAEAKLAAKKARLLADAYALTLEQRSRIGSVSSRERDMPLRSMALELGMAVRVNDRSMQTQMHDAHELVALFPQTMEALVEGRVTRAHAQVIQDAGRVIEDATDRAAYERIVLVEAERQTVPRTKKYAIQRAAAMDPRPLQERHDRAVRERRVWVTDLDDAMSALTILGTNVYIHGAYNRLTGQGTTIKNVDWEKRRAYAAAQAEREKAADGSGGGGGGGDGTSAADGDAEPWFDDRILDEIRCDLALDMLLTGSPVIDPTDPTTGGLGAITAEVQITLPITTLTGVTGSGAELNGVTPVDPETARRMAGTARVWDRVMTDPITGVVTAVDRYTPHPAQTRFLNARDVTCRTPGCRRPAKHCDKDHSRDFALGGPTSNDNLCNECVRHHTLKHATNWHVEQLPGGILTFTSPGGKTYDSHPPSRVAFVPTDDGGLTVAPF, encoded by the coding sequence GTGGACGCGAACGAGAAGCGGCGGCGGGCGGAGGACAAGCGCGCCGGGCTGTTCGCGGATGAGCTGATCAAGCTGCAGCGGGCGGAGGCGAAGCTTGCGGCGAAAAAGGCCCGGCTGCTGGCGGACGCGTACGCGTTGACGCTCGAGCAGCGGTCACGAATCGGGTCGGTGTCATCGCGGGAACGCGACATGCCGCTGCGGTCGATGGCCCTGGAACTGGGGATGGCGGTCAGGGTGAACGACCGGTCGATGCAGACCCAGATGCACGACGCGCACGAGCTGGTCGCGTTGTTCCCGCAGACGATGGAAGCACTCGTGGAGGGGCGGGTGACGCGGGCGCATGCGCAGGTGATCCAAGACGCGGGGCGGGTGATCGAGGATGCCACAGACCGGGCGGCGTACGAACGCATCGTGCTCGTCGAAGCCGAACGGCAGACCGTACCGCGGACGAAGAAGTACGCCATCCAACGTGCGGCGGCAATGGATCCACGGCCGTTGCAGGAGCGACATGACCGGGCTGTGCGGGAACGGCGGGTGTGGGTGACGGACCTGGATGATGCGATGTCGGCCCTCACGATCCTCGGTACGAACGTCTATATCCACGGTGCGTACAACCGACTGACCGGGCAGGGCACCACGATTAAGAACGTGGATTGGGAGAAGCGGCGTGCGTACGCGGCCGCACAGGCCGAGAGGGAGAAGGCGGCTGACGGCAGCGGCGGCGGTGGTGGTGGTGGAGATGGCACCAGTGCCGCAGATGGTGACGCCGAGCCGTGGTTCGATGACCGGATCCTCGATGAGATCCGCTGCGACCTCGCCCTGGACATGCTCCTCACCGGATCCCCGGTGATCGACCCCACCGACCCCACCACCGGCGGGCTCGGCGCCATCACCGCCGAGGTGCAGATCACCCTCCCGATCACCACCCTCACCGGGGTCACCGGGTCGGGGGCGGAGTTGAACGGAGTCACCCCGGTCGACCCGGAAACGGCCCGCCGGATGGCGGGGACGGCGAGGGTGTGGGACCGGGTCATGACCGACCCCATCACCGGGGTCGTGACCGCGGTCGACAGGTACACCCCTCATCCAGCCCAGACCCGCTTCCTCAACGCTAGGGACGTCACCTGCCGAACACCCGGCTGCCGAAGGCCCGCGAAACACTGCGACAAAGACCACTCCAGGGACTTCGCGTTAGGCGGACCAACCTCCAACGACAACCTCTGCAACGAATGCGTCAGACACCACACGCTCAAGCACGCCACGAACTGGCACGTAGAGCAACTTCCCGGCGGCATCCTCACCTTCACCAGCCCCGGCGGGAAGACCTACGACAGCCACCCACCCTCACGCGTCGCCTTCGTCCCCACCGACGACGGCGGACTCACCGTCGCCCCCTTCTGA
- a CDS encoding M50 family metallopeptidase has product MEVLAFVIGIALMVVGLAVSIALHELGHLWPAKRFGVRVGQYMIGFGPTLWSRRIGETEYGVKAIPLGGYISMAGMYPPSPKSAERGGRAGGGFFATMVQDARAANDETLDGDDDRRVFYKLPVWKRIVVMLGGPIMNFLFAIVLFAILLSGIGVQTSTTTVQTVNECVIPASAERTVCEPSDPAAPAAAAGFEPGDEIVSIDGTSISTFAEASEIIRSSPGETLSVVVERGEEERTLQLVPTIAERDVYDDTGRPVTDAAGNPVTEQVGFAGIAPSTAYVQQPIWAGPQFAFENVGAVATVIWQLPVRIYDTATTLFTGEERDPNGPLSVVGVGVLAGEVAAAEAPILNRVAGFLSLLASLNVALFAFNLLPLLPLDGGHVVVALWDGIKRAWAKLFRRPPPKPVDATKLVPVTFVVFIALLVMGGTLILADILNPISLFG; this is encoded by the coding sequence GTGGAGGTCCTTGCATTCGTCATCGGCATCGCCCTGATGGTCGTCGGGCTCGCCGTTTCCATCGCCCTCCATGAGCTCGGGCACCTCTGGCCCGCCAAACGCTTCGGGGTTCGCGTCGGTCAGTACATGATCGGCTTCGGGCCGACTTTGTGGTCGCGCCGGATCGGCGAGACCGAATACGGTGTCAAGGCCATCCCGCTCGGCGGATACATCTCGATGGCGGGCATGTACCCGCCCTCGCCCAAGAGCGCTGAGCGCGGCGGCCGGGCCGGCGGCGGATTCTTCGCCACCATGGTGCAGGACGCGCGCGCGGCCAATGACGAGACCCTCGACGGCGACGACGACCGCCGGGTGTTCTACAAACTGCCGGTGTGGAAGCGCATCGTCGTCATGCTGGGCGGACCGATCATGAACTTCCTGTTCGCGATCGTGCTCTTCGCGATTCTGCTCTCGGGCATCGGCGTGCAGACCTCGACCACCACGGTCCAGACCGTCAACGAGTGCGTCATCCCCGCCTCGGCGGAGCGCACGGTGTGCGAACCCTCCGATCCGGCCGCACCCGCGGCCGCGGCCGGTTTCGAGCCGGGGGATGAGATCGTCTCGATCGACGGAACCTCGATCTCGACCTTCGCCGAAGCGTCGGAGATCATCCGTTCGTCCCCGGGCGAGACGCTGTCGGTGGTGGTGGAGCGCGGCGAGGAAGAGCGGACGCTTCAGCTCGTCCCCACCATCGCCGAACGCGACGTCTACGACGACACCGGAAGGCCGGTCACGGATGCCGCGGGCAACCCTGTCACCGAGCAGGTGGGCTTCGCCGGCATCGCCCCATCCACGGCCTACGTCCAGCAGCCGATCTGGGCCGGTCCGCAGTTCGCATTCGAGAACGTCGGCGCCGTCGCCACAGTGATCTGGCAGCTTCCGGTGCGCATCTACGACACCGCCACGACCCTCTTCACGGGCGAGGAGCGCGACCCCAACGGGCCCCTCAGTGTCGTCGGCGTCGGCGTGCTGGCCGGAGAAGTCGCCGCCGCCGAGGCGCCGATCCTCAACCGGGTGGCGGGGTTCCTGTCGCTGCTGGCATCGCTGAACGTCGCGCTGTTCGCCTTCAACCTGCTTCCGTTGCTCCCTCTCGACGGCGGCCACGTGGTGGTGGCCCTCTGGGATGGCATCAAGCGGGCATGGGCGAAACTGTTCCGTCGTCCGCCGCCGAAGCCGGTCGACGCGACCAAGCTCGTCCCGGTTACCTTCGTGGTGTTCATCGCCCTCCTGGTGATGGGCGGCACGCTGATCCTCGCCGACATCCTGAACCCGATCTCGCTCTTCGGCTGA
- a CDS encoding Mur ligase family protein, with translation MPTDDAPHLPPVLRPDHPPVHRVGDLAHRFARRISGDPAELTLTGVTLATADLRPGDVFVAVRGVNRHGAEFAGDAAERGAVAVVTDEAGEALAAASGLPVLVVDDPRALLGAISAWVYGTGRDDDLPLLFGTTGTNGKTSVSHLLEGMLDQLGVVTGLSSTAERHIAGQVVVSRLTTPEAYEMHALLALMRERGVQAVAVEVSAQALSRRRVDGIVFDVAGFTNLSHDHLDDYADMAEYLEAKLPLFTAERARRAVVSLDSSAGVDVVARSEVPTLTVGTPAIAVDPEAAARADWVVEIVKERQQGTRFRLSSKDGRMLETVVPVIGQHMAANAGLAIVMLLEGGYAWDDLVAAFTRDGGIRAYLPGRTELVSGERGPAVFVDFGHSPDAFEKTLAAVRHVTPGRVLMLVGADGDRDATKRLDMGRTAAEGSDILVVTDHHPRHEDPDSIRAILIEGARRAKPDAEIHEYSPPERAIREAVALVGEGDAILWAGPGHQDYRDIRGVRTPYSARELARRALAARGWPVPEPRWPVPYPEDSTPSSDPLRPA, from the coding sequence ATGCCGACGGATGACGCTCCCCACCTGCCCCCCGTGCTTCGGCCGGACCACCCGCCCGTGCACCGTGTGGGCGACCTCGCTCACCGCTTCGCTCGCCGCATCAGCGGCGACCCCGCCGAGCTGACCCTCACCGGGGTGACCCTGGCGACCGCAGATCTGCGACCGGGCGATGTCTTCGTCGCCGTCCGCGGGGTGAATCGTCACGGCGCCGAGTTCGCCGGCGATGCCGCAGAACGCGGCGCGGTGGCGGTCGTGACCGACGAGGCCGGTGAAGCACTCGCCGCGGCATCCGGTCTCCCCGTCCTCGTCGTCGACGACCCGCGCGCCCTGCTCGGCGCCATCTCGGCGTGGGTCTACGGCACCGGGCGCGACGACGACCTGCCCCTGCTGTTCGGCACCACCGGCACGAACGGCAAGACGAGTGTGTCGCACCTACTGGAGGGCATGCTCGATCAGCTCGGCGTCGTCACGGGGCTCTCCTCGACGGCGGAGCGGCACATCGCCGGGCAGGTGGTGGTTTCCCGCCTGACCACCCCCGAGGCCTACGAGATGCACGCATTGCTGGCGCTCATGCGCGAACGAGGCGTGCAGGCCGTGGCGGTCGAGGTGAGCGCGCAGGCGCTGAGTCGTCGCCGCGTCGACGGCATCGTCTTCGATGTCGCCGGGTTCACCAACCTCAGCCACGACCACCTCGACGACTACGCCGACATGGCCGAGTACCTCGAGGCGAAGCTGCCGCTCTTCACCGCCGAGCGCGCCCGCCGCGCCGTGGTCTCCCTCGATTCATCCGCCGGTGTGGACGTCGTCGCGCGATCGGAGGTACCGACCCTCACCGTCGGGACCCCCGCGATCGCCGTGGACCCCGAGGCCGCGGCGCGGGCCGACTGGGTCGTCGAGATCGTCAAGGAGCGCCAGCAGGGCACGCGGTTCCGACTGTCGTCGAAAGACGGACGGATGCTGGAGACCGTCGTCCCGGTCATCGGCCAGCACATGGCCGCCAATGCCGGTCTCGCCATCGTCATGCTCCTCGAGGGTGGCTACGCGTGGGACGACCTCGTCGCGGCGTTCACCCGCGACGGCGGAATCCGGGCGTATCTGCCCGGACGCACCGAACTCGTCTCGGGTGAGCGCGGACCGGCGGTCTTCGTCGACTTCGGCCACTCCCCCGACGCCTTCGAGAAGACCCTCGCCGCGGTGCGGCACGTCACTCCGGGCCGCGTGCTGATGCTCGTCGGCGCGGACGGCGACCGCGACGCCACGAAGCGGCTGGACATGGGACGCACCGCCGCCGAGGGCAGCGACATCCTGGTCGTCACCGACCACCACCCGCGTCACGAGGACCCCGACTCGATCCGGGCCATCCTCATCGAGGGAGCGCGCCGGGCGAAGCCCGACGCCGAGATCCACGAGTACTCCCCACCGGAGCGGGCCATCCGCGAGGCCGTCGCGCTGGTCGGGGAGGGTGATGCCATCCTGTGGGCCGGCCCCGGGCACCAGGACTACCGTGACATCCGCGGCGTGCGCACTCCCTATTCCGCGCGGGAACTCGCCCGGCGGGCTCTCGCCGCCCGCGGCTGGCCCGTTCCCGAGCCCCGGTGGCCGGTGCCGTACCCGGAGGACAGCACACCGTCATCCGATCCCCTTCGCCCGGCCTGA
- a CDS encoding DUF1775 domain-containing protein — protein MATPVSRRTHLATAGSLVGIALALAVPLAASAHVGVSPDVAPAGTRTTLQFSFSHGCDDSPTTALAVDIPDEVTTVTPVTTGEWVIARDLGADGVPTRVTFTADAPVESGLRATIALDVTFAESSVGTSVAFPVEQRCIVGSTAWNEVTEAGAEEPAHPAPIVAISAADAHEAVTASGGHGDAHSHSDSDAPSTSAAAESAGGDDPVARGLAAASLATGVGALVVAFWRRRARA, from the coding sequence ATGGCCACTCCCGTTTCCCGCCGCACCCACCTGGCGACAGCCGGCTCCCTCGTCGGCATCGCACTCGCTCTCGCGGTGCCCCTCGCCGCTTCGGCGCACGTCGGAGTATCCCCCGACGTCGCCCCGGCCGGCACCCGAACAACGCTGCAGTTCTCGTTCTCCCACGGCTGCGACGACTCTCCCACCACGGCCCTGGCCGTGGACATCCCCGATGAGGTCACGACCGTCACGCCGGTAACGACCGGCGAGTGGGTGATCGCTCGGGACCTGGGCGCCGACGGCGTTCCGACCCGCGTGACGTTCACCGCCGACGCGCCCGTCGAGAGCGGGCTGCGCGCCACGATCGCCCTCGATGTGACCTTCGCGGAAAGCTCGGTCGGTACCTCTGTCGCCTTCCCCGTCGAGCAGCGATGCATCGTCGGCTCGACCGCCTGGAACGAGGTGACCGAAGCCGGCGCAGAGGAGCCGGCGCATCCCGCTCCCATCGTTGCGATATCGGCTGCCGACGCACACGAGGCGGTGACGGCGAGTGGCGGGCACGGCGACGCGCACAGCCATTCCGACTCGGACGCCCCGTCGACCTCGGCGGCGGCGGAGTCCGCCGGCGGGGACGATCCCGTCGCCCGCGGTCTCGCTGCCGCGAGTCTCGCGACCGGTGTCGGGGCCCTCGTCGTCGCGTTCTGGCGCCGACGCGCGCGGGCCTGA
- a CDS encoding OsmC family protein gives MWGEHRYALRATWTGNRGTGTSGYRDYDRSVTIEVDGKPTLLASADKPFRGDPARWNPEDLLLAALSECHLLSYLHACVMAGVVVVDYDDEATGLMVEDGAGSGAFREVVLHPRVTVASEEMRDAAIAAHEKAHALCFIANSVNFPVRHEPTILVAGAAVRATGARAEEPA, from the coding sequence ATGTGGGGTGAGCATCGATACGCGCTGCGCGCGACGTGGACCGGCAACCGGGGGACTGGCACCAGCGGGTACCGGGATTACGACCGTTCGGTCACCATCGAGGTCGACGGCAAGCCCACGCTGCTGGCCTCGGCCGACAAGCCGTTCCGCGGAGATCCGGCGCGATGGAACCCCGAGGACCTCCTCCTCGCCGCGCTCAGCGAATGCCACCTGCTGTCCTACCTGCACGCATGCGTCATGGCCGGGGTCGTCGTCGTCGACTACGACGACGAGGCGACCGGTCTCATGGTCGAAGACGGTGCGGGCAGCGGAGCATTCCGCGAGGTGGTGCTGCACCCGCGCGTCACCGTGGCGTCGGAGGAGATGCGGGATGCTGCGATCGCCGCACACGAGAAGGCCCACGCCCTGTGCTTCATCGCCAACTCGGTCAACTTCCCGGTGCGCCATGAGCCGACCATCCTGGTGGCCGGCGCCGCGGTGCGAGCTACAGGCGCTCGTGCGGAAGAACCTGCTTGA
- the dxr gene encoding 1-deoxy-D-xylulose-5-phosphate reductoisomerase, protein MRRILVLGSTGSIGTQALEVIAANPDRFEVAGLAAGSRRDELTAQAARFGVSETACALGAVEAEQLVRDVEADVVLNGITGSVGLGPTLAALETGRTLALANKESLIVGGELVTALAAPGQIVPVDSEHSAIAQALRAGTHEEVRRLVLTASGGPFRGHSRSELADVTPAQALAHPTWDMGRVVTTNSATLVNKGLEVIEAHLLFGVPYDAIDVVVHPQSVVHSMVEFVDGSTIAQASPPDMRLPISLGLDWPQRVAGVGAPIDWTRATQWTFEPLDEDAFPAVRLAKRVGKAGATYPAVFNAANEQAVDAFHEGRLRFLDIVDLVADVVDRHEAPAALTRASLADAESWARRVADERIAAR, encoded by the coding sequence ATGCGACGCATCCTCGTCCTCGGCTCCACCGGCTCCATCGGCACGCAGGCCCTCGAGGTCATCGCAGCCAATCCCGACCGCTTCGAGGTGGCGGGTCTCGCGGCGGGGAGCCGCCGCGACGAGCTGACTGCGCAAGCGGCGCGGTTCGGGGTCTCCGAGACTGCGTGCGCGCTCGGTGCCGTCGAGGCGGAGCAGCTCGTCCGTGACGTCGAGGCGGATGTCGTGCTCAACGGCATCACGGGGTCGGTGGGGCTCGGGCCGACTCTCGCCGCGCTCGAGACCGGTCGTACCCTGGCGCTGGCGAACAAGGAATCGCTGATCGTGGGCGGTGAGCTCGTCACCGCGCTCGCTGCACCGGGGCAGATCGTCCCTGTGGACTCCGAGCACTCCGCGATCGCCCAGGCGCTTCGCGCCGGCACCCACGAGGAAGTGCGCCGCCTGGTGCTCACCGCTTCGGGTGGACCCTTCCGCGGGCACTCCCGATCGGAGCTCGCCGACGTCACTCCGGCGCAGGCCCTGGCCCATCCCACGTGGGACATGGGCCGGGTCGTGACGACGAATTCCGCCACGCTGGTGAACAAGGGGCTCGAGGTCATCGAGGCGCACCTGCTGTTCGGTGTGCCCTACGACGCGATCGACGTCGTCGTCCACCCCCAGTCGGTGGTGCACTCCATGGTCGAATTTGTCGACGGGTCGACCATCGCACAGGCGTCACCCCCCGACATGCGCCTTCCGATCTCGCTGGGCCTGGACTGGCCGCAGCGCGTGGCCGGTGTCGGCGCGCCGATCGACTGGACCCGGGCGACTCAGTGGACCTTCGAGCCGCTCGACGAGGATGCCTTCCCTGCGGTGCGTCTGGCCAAGCGGGTCGGGAAGGCGGGGGCCACCTACCCCGCCGTGTTCAACGCGGCGAACGAGCAGGCCGTCGACGCCTTCCACGAGGGTCGACTCCGGTTCCTCGACATCGTCGACCTCGTCGCCGACGTCGTCGACCGTCATGAGGCCCCCGCCGCTCTCACACGGGCATCACTGGCCGACGCCGAGAGCTGGGCACGGCGCGTCGCCGACGAGCGGATCGCCGCGCGCTGA
- a CDS encoding lysophospholipid acyltransferase family protein → MTYALGRMVIAPLGRLIYRPKVEGKANVPRQGPVIFASNHLSFIDSIAIPVAAPRPVHFLAKASYFEGSGMKGWMSREFFRAIGAIPVQRGAGQAALDALEQQRLLLAEGRAVALYPEGTRSLDGRLYKGRTGVAFLALETGAPVVPVGLIGTDRVMPVGAKRPSLSERITVRFGTPLDLSHHGAASSGRARRGATDEIMAAIHALSEQELAGAYNEVPAQNPIERIKQVLPHERL, encoded by the coding sequence ATGACCTATGCACTGGGGCGGATGGTGATCGCTCCGCTGGGGCGGCTGATCTACCGCCCGAAGGTCGAGGGCAAGGCGAACGTTCCGCGCCAGGGACCCGTCATCTTCGCCAGCAACCACCTGTCGTTCATCGACTCGATCGCCATCCCGGTCGCCGCCCCCCGCCCGGTGCACTTCCTGGCCAAGGCCAGCTACTTCGAGGGCTCGGGGATGAAGGGCTGGATGTCGCGGGAGTTCTTCCGGGCGATCGGCGCGATCCCCGTCCAGCGCGGAGCGGGCCAGGCGGCGCTCGACGCCCTCGAGCAGCAGCGCCTGCTCCTGGCGGAGGGGCGCGCGGTCGCCCTGTACCCCGAGGGCACGCGTTCCCTCGACGGACGGCTCTACAAAGGCCGTACCGGCGTCGCCTTCCTCGCGTTGGAGACCGGCGCCCCCGTCGTGCCGGTGGGTCTCATCGGCACCGACCGCGTGATGCCGGTCGGTGCGAAGCGTCCCTCGCTCTCCGAGCGCATCACCGTGCGGTTCGGCACACCGCTGGATCTGTCACACCACGGCGCGGCATCCTCGGGGCGTGCGCGCCGAGGGGCGACCGACGAGATCATGGCGGCGATCCACGCCCTCAGCGAGCAGGAGCTCGCCGGCGCCTACAACGAGGTTCCCGCTCAGAATCCGATCGAGCGCATCAAGCAGGTTCTTCCGCACGAGCGCCTGTAG